CATAAGTAGTATTTCGTTACCACTTATGTACTTGTTCATCGAAATAATAGCGATTCTCTCTTCTCCATTTTTTATAGTGAATTTCACCTCTTTGTTTGAGATGAATCCTTTCTGTAGAATCTCCTCCACAATTTGTTTTCGTTGCGTTTCTTTCCAGATTATTTCAGTGGCTTTTTTACCAATTGCCTCTTCAATAGAATACCCGGTCGTCTTAAGAAACACTTCGTTCACATCTAAAATGGTACCGTCCTCAAGTTTGCTTACTAGTTGTATAAATGGCGAATTTTTAAAGTAGTTTTTAAATAGCTGTTCGCTCTGGAATAGTGCCGTTTCAATCTGATCTTTCAGAGCCAGCTCTCCTTTTAGCGTTTCGGTAGTCGTTTTAAGGCGGAGGTGTATGCTTATTCGCCTAATTAACTCTTCCGGGTGGAATGGTTTGGCTATGTAGTCTACTGCTCCCTTTTTTAAGCCAAAAACTACTTGTTCTTTATCAGAAATGCTTGTAAGAAAGATGGTTGGAATCTCCTTTAACTCTGTATCCTGCTGCATTTTTTCTAAGACTGCAAAGCCGTCCATATCGGGCAACACGATATCTAGTAAAACTAAATCGAAGCGATGGGTTTTTAGTCGTTTTAGGGCAGACGTTCCATCGCAGGCAAATGCAGTTAGGCATCCAACTTCATTTAGGATGCTTGCAATGAATTCTACCTCCACATGGCTATCGTCTACAATTAGTATTTTTTTGTTTTGAAAGGTGGCTAGATCCATGCAGCTATTTGTTGGAAATATTATCAAACATTTGAAGCCAATTTATAACAATTCACAGAATAATCCAAGAATGGGTATTCCTATTGGCATTAGTTTTATCTAGCATTTACAAATGTTGTTGCATTGATGAAGGTCTGCCATGATTGCAAGATGGTTCAAATGAACTTTTAGTGATTTTTTTGAGACAATCTTACGTGGGTTTAAACAAAAATCCCGATAAATCTTACGATTTATCGGGATTTTATTTTGCGGAGAGGGCGGGATTCGAACCCGCGAAGCCCTTTTGAAGCTTACACACTTTCCAGGCGTGCGCCATCGACCACTCGGCCACCTCTCCTTTGTTTTGCGGCTGCAAAGGTATTAAAAAATGCTCCTCATGCAAGCGTTTATTGACGTTTCTACTGATTTGTCGAAACTCTAATTGTTTTCAGTCTGAATGTCTGTTGGTTAATCTGCTCTTATAAGATAACGAATGCGGCTCATTCGCTGAGGTTGACTCTCATTCACTGCATTTCTGGTTGATATCAAAAGTAATTATTAACTAGTATAGATGAAAAAGGAGGCGACTGCCTCCTTTTTCGTTATTCATTTCTTAATTTATTCTATATCAATATCGCCAAACTTAGTTACAATGTTGATGGTTCCTTTTGGATTATTTCCAACGTTACCGTATGTGTGGCTACTGGTGTTTTTCGTCACTTTGCTTAACTTGCTATCGTCTGATATGTTAATGCTTCCAAAGTTTGAGGTAGCATCAATCTTGTAAGATATATCGGGCGCAATTCCCAATCGAACTCCTGCATGTTCGAGGTCGATGCGAACTTCCTCGAACGTGTTTGCGAGTTGATCAATGCGAATTCCGCCAAATTTTCCTTCGACTGCCAACTTTCCAGAGAGAGTCTTTACTTTAAATTCGGTATAAGAACTCTCTGCTACTAGGTTCTTGATATTACCAATTCGGTAGGTGTCAAATTTCCCCTTAACTACTAAACTTGATATGTTTTCGACCTCAACATTGGAATGTTTGCTAACCAATACGGCGGCTTTTCCATTATTTATGTTAAGTTTAGAGAACTTAAGATCAATGGAGCACCAACCTAAATGCTCAATATTTCCTTCGGCGTAACCGAGCACAATGTTATTTAAGGGTTGCACATTTCCGCGCGAAAGGCTTCTTATACGAATATTGCCATACTTTACATTAATTGCGGCGTATCCGGTGATTTCATCAACATTAACATCCCCAAATTTTTGAGAAACAATGATGTTCGTCTCTTTAGGAAGCTTAATGGTGTAGTTAACGCTAAACTCCTTTGAATTCTGACCCAGATTGAAGATTCCTTTTATCTTATCTGATTTTTCGTCGAAGATAGTTGTAGCTATGATGGTGTCTTGTTGTTGGTTCAACCGAATGGTGATACCATTTAAGGTTGTTTCTGCTTCTTGCTTGGAGTTGGTTTGTACCTCTATGCTTACCTCTATACTAATCTCGGGTTTATCCCAATTTGTTATGGCAACCGTTCCAAACTTGTTTTCCAAGCGCAGATAGGTTTGTGGAGTTGCTGCAAATGATTTGCTAACTGTCTTTGTATACTTCTCGTTCGGTTTTCCAAACGATGTGGTACTTGCCGAGAGCGCTATTACCGTAAGAAGTATGA
The genomic region above belongs to Williamwhitmania taraxaci and contains:
- a CDS encoding DUF4097 family beta strand repeat-containing protein, with protein sequence MKANFSKLGYFILLTVIALSASTTSFGKPNEKYTKTVSKSFAATPQTYLRLENKFGTVAITNWDKPEISIEVSIEVQTNSKQEAETTLNGITIRLNQQQDTIIATTIFDEKSDKIKGIFNLGQNSKEFSVNYTIKLPKETNIIVSQKFGDVNVDEITGYAAINVKYGNIRIRSLSRGNVQPLNNIVLGYAEGNIEHLGWCSIDLKFSKLNINNGKAAVLVSKHSNVEVENISSLVVKGKFDTYRIGNIKNLVAESSYTEFKVKTLSGKLAVEGKFGGIRIDQLANTFEEVRIDLEHAGVRLGIAPDISYKIDATSNFGSINISDDSKLSKVTKNTSSHTYGNVGNNPKGTINIVTKFGDIDIE